In the Nicotiana tabacum cultivar K326 chromosome 16, ASM71507v2, whole genome shotgun sequence genome, one interval contains:
- the LOC107820397 gene encoding low-specificity L-threonine aldolase 1-like, translating into MAVRTVDFRSDTVTKPTESMRNAMANAEVDDDVLGYDPTAQRLEAEMARIMGKEAGLFVPSGTMGNLICLLTHCQIRGSEVILGDNSHIHVYENGGISTIGGVHPRTVKNNEDGTMDLHLIEAAIRDSSFEILYPTTRLICLENSHARSGGRCLTVEYTDKVGELAKKYGLKLHIDGARIFNASVALGVPVHRLVQAADSVSACLSKGLGAPAGSVIVGSKSFIARAKILRKTLGGGMRQIGVLCAAASVALQENLVKLEGDHRKAKLLAEELNKIKGLKVDSAAVETNIVYCHILKGSKVSRTHLCKILEQHGILVLPEGPMRIRFVIHHQISESDVHYTVSCLQQTLAGEAEENGDIKHLMNGCILGYRHSIDSLVLDVISMDPPDPKAILLLGDSPNTTALFQLYRFITFSLPAVCDKHIFSQDTIAFLELFSFPIHRNILYVASIIFNTFFGNRNICALYDYTPKITDFMSCNLPEYDSSFDVQQLIL; encoded by the exons ATGGCGGTAAGAACTGTGGATTTTCGATCAGACACAGTTACTAAACCAACTGAATCCATGCGTAACGCAATGGCCAATGCAGAAGTAGATGATGATGTCTTAGGTTATGATCCAACGGCCCAACGCCTCGAAGCAGAGATGGCAAGAATCATGGGCAAAGAAGCAGGGCTATTTGTTCCTTCAGGCACAATGGGCAATCTTATTTGCTTGCTTACTCATTGCCAAATTAGGGGGAGTGAAGTAATTCTTGGTGATAATTCACATATTCATGTATATGAAAATGGAGGGATTTCTACAATTGGAGGTGTTCATCCTAGGACAGTGAAGAACAATGAAGATGGAACAATGGATCTTCATCTGATTGAAGCTGCAATTCGAGATTCTAGTTTTGAAATACTTTATCCAACCACTAGGCTTATCTGCTTAGAGAATTCACATGCACG ATCGGGAGGTAGATGCCTTACTGTAGAGTATACAGACAAAGTTGGAGAGCTAGCAAAGAAATATGGTCTGAAGCTGCATATTGATGGCGCTCGTATATTCAATGCATCAGTT GCACTTGGTGTGCCCGTTCACAGGCTTGTACAAGCGGCTGATTCAGTTTCG GCATGCTTATCGAAAGGTCTTGGTGCTCCAGCGGGATCTGTGATTGTTGGTTCAAAGAGCTTCATTGCCAGG GCAAAAATTCTGAGGAAGACTCTAGGTGGAGGAATGCGACAGATTGGTGTACTCTGTGCTGCTGCTTCTGTCGCTTTACAAGAAAATCTTGTTAAGTTGGAAGGAGACCACAGAAAGGCTAAACTTTTAGCAG AGGAACTTAACAAAATCAAAGGGCTTAAAGTTGATAGTGCTGCTGTAGAGACCAACATT GTATATTGTCATATACTGAAAGGGTCAAAGGTCAGTAGAACACATTTGTGTAAGATTTTGGAACAACATGGTATACTTGTACTACCAGAAGGGCCAATGAG AATCAGGTTTGTTATACACCACCAGATTTCAGAAAGTGATGTGCACTATACTGTCTCTTGCCTTCAG CAAACTTTGGCGGGAGAGGCAGAAGAAAATGGTGATATTAAGCATCTTATGAACG GCTGCATTCTTGGGTATAGACATAGTATCGATAGTTTGGTTCTTGACGTAATTAGCATGGATCCACCTGATCCAAAGGCAATCCTTCTTCTTGGTGACAGCCCAAACACTACTGCTTTATTCCAGTTGTACAGGTTTATAACATTCAGTCTTCCAGCTGTTTGTGACAAGCATATCTTCTCCCAAGACACCATTGCTTTCCTAGAGTTATTTTCTTTTCCTATCCATAGGAATATTTTGTATGTGGCTTCAATCATTTTCAACACCTTCTTTGGCAATAGAAATATTTGTGCCCTGTATGATTATACACCAAAGATCACTGATTTTATGAGCTGCAATCTTCCTGAGTATGATAGTAGCTTTGATGTCCAACAACTTATCCTTTAG